A stretch of Gemmatimonadota bacterium DNA encodes these proteins:
- a CDS encoding secretin N-terminal domain-containing protein, whose product MSIHLIDVDVRTAIQALGQYLDRPVVFGPIGNSKVTLQTPHAIRVAEVLPLLKATLRGENLELVADSGGPYQIRQKPPSLPEPNAASARAPPGGDARLYVIRLSHARAADVAATVNSLYGRASAFGEIGSKSSTLSQQLSQQRQSSFNAMTGPPATAAPSGLLSGAVTQGSATLSGETTIVPDASTNALLIRANPGDFALIAAAVKELDVRPLQALIEVLVVEVSRDRSLELGVDVNLPAAHIPGHPRTTYDGYTTGIAAGDASLHVVGIGGDPDLEATVRAAASKGEVTIVSRPTVIAANNEEAQILVGSQQPFVEISRSLPTDGASRDQVVQYKDVGTKLSVRPTISSDGYVTLQVSQEVSAATDQTQFDAPVISTRSVQTQLLLKDGQTVVIGGLTDRQHESTQGGVPILSSIPILGALFGHVKRSTSETELFLFITPHVIRTDDDADQLTKPLQKRAGDQNK is encoded by the coding sequence CTGGGACAGTACCTGGATCGCCCGGTCGTATTCGGACCGATCGGTAACAGCAAGGTCACACTACAGACTCCGCACGCGATTCGTGTCGCGGAAGTGCTGCCGCTTCTCAAGGCGACGCTCCGGGGTGAGAATCTCGAGCTCGTCGCTGACTCCGGTGGCCCGTATCAAATCAGGCAAAAGCCGCCCTCCTTACCTGAACCCAACGCTGCATCCGCGAGAGCGCCACCTGGTGGCGATGCGCGGTTATACGTCATACGCTTGAGTCATGCGCGCGCAGCCGATGTAGCCGCAACTGTGAATTCCCTGTACGGAAGAGCCAGCGCATTTGGCGAGATAGGAAGCAAGTCCTCAACTCTTTCTCAGCAGCTCTCGCAGCAGCGCCAGTCCAGTTTCAATGCCATGACGGGGCCGCCTGCTACCGCTGCTCCGTCTGGTCTGCTGAGTGGTGCAGTCACTCAAGGCTCTGCAACGCTATCAGGCGAGACCACGATCGTCCCCGATGCATCTACGAATGCACTCCTGATCAGGGCGAATCCCGGTGACTTCGCGTTGATAGCAGCGGCTGTTAAGGAACTCGATGTACGACCACTGCAGGCGCTGATCGAAGTCCTGGTTGTGGAGGTGAGTCGCGATCGGTCGCTCGAGTTGGGAGTCGATGTCAATCTTCCCGCCGCTCACATACCCGGTCATCCGCGCACGACCTATGACGGCTACACCACAGGTATAGCTGCCGGCGATGCGAGCCTTCACGTGGTAGGCATCGGAGGCGATCCTGATCTCGAAGCGACTGTTCGCGCCGCGGCCTCCAAGGGAGAGGTGACCATCGTGTCGCGACCGACCGTGATAGCCGCCAACAACGAGGAAGCCCAGATCCTCGTTGGCAGTCAGCAGCCATTCGTCGAGATATCGCGTTCGCTCCCAACCGACGGGGCATCACGGGATCAGGTAGTCCAGTACAAGGATGTTGGAACGAAATTGTCGGTGCGTCCCACTATTTCGTCGGACGGATATGTCACGTTGCAAGTGAGCCAGGAGGTAAGCGCAGCGACGGACCAGACGCAATTCGATGCGCCGGTTATCTCTACCAGATCCGTTCAGACGCAGCTTCTCCTCAAAGATGGCCAGACCGTAGTAATCGGTGGCCTGACGGATCGACAACACGAATCGACGCAGGGGGGCGTCCCCATTCTGTCCAGCATTCCGATTCTCGGTGCGCTGTTCGGCCACGTTAAGCGCTCTACATCCGAAACGGAGCTGTTCCTTTTCATCACGCCGCACGTGATTCGGACTGACGATGATGCGGACCAACTAACCAAGCCTTTGCAGAAGCGAGCCGGAGACCAGAACAAATGA